The proteins below come from a single Drosophila busckii strain San Diego stock center, stock number 13000-0081.31 chromosome X, ASM1175060v1, whole genome shotgun sequence genomic window:
- the LOC108607014 gene encoding nose resistant to fluoxetine protein 6 — MLTPQMAMEPGILRTLITLLLLATANCSPAYSSDQLLLWLQRSNFGYQVLQQALNSSVESACTAQVRLLLQNADAQSLPALRVLDAWGKFPHGLLYGHFSDMGNYDSCLQMPLNIENKYCLAHIQFESLVPQPPMNTLSIQIGACLPASCAAAHLNDWMQAYLAELFGEQSPGQATQLLVQEESCALRQQNGEFSVLDWCAIVLFSVLALLVLLSTIIDYCGKAAHQLLLCFSLRRNLPPLFATANSPHLIPCLHGIRCLTIIWIIYGHDYMFLLLSPLINALAVKDWAQTPYSMLLQSGSISVDTFFMLSGMLLVLSTLRQLERSSGRLNVPLMYLHRLVRLTPVLAVAVLLFMTLFWRLDSGPLWQQFTSAHKLCNDTWWATLLYVQNYAAAGRMCLGHSWYLAVDMQLFLLSPLLLLPLWRWRRRAVAGIVVLMLLLLGCLCSIIVLNQLTVFQRDGNLGADTQEMRLIYYTTHARAVPWLVGLLFGYFLHCERGRQRHLSVWMQLLCWLLALGAICAVIWSLYPYTQPEAAEITITPWLGACYMCCSRVCWPLAICWLIWACQQGKAGAINQLLSWSFWQPISKLSYCMYIFHLLVEMINTGRIKSSLHFSNYDAILRCWSDFGITMLVSLAMYLCVETPMVRLELQLLGLRRKVTKPSTSPPPPIDSQLATPRTTPANLSQQNLVEA; from the exons ATGCTAACACCACAAATGGCCATGGAACCGGGAATACTACGTACGCTCATCACACTGCTGCTATTAGCCACGGCTAATTGTAGCCCTGCTTATAGCAGcgatcagctgctgctttggctgcaacgCAGTAACTTTGGCTATCAGGTGCTCCAACAGGCGCTCAACTCCAGCGTAGAGTCCGCATGTACGGCGCAAGTGCGTTTATTGTTGCAAAATGCGGACGCGCAATCCTTGCCAGCGCTGCGTG TTCTTGATGCATGGGGCAAGTTTCCACATGGCCTACTGTATGGCCACTTTAGCGACATGGGCAACTACGACTCTTGCCTGCAGATGCCGCTGAACATTGAGAATAAGTACTGCCTGGCGCACATACAGTTTGAGAGCCTTGTGCCGCAGCCGCCCATGAACACGCTCAGCATACAGATTGGCGCTTGTCTGCCCGCCAGTTGCGCGGCTGCGCATCTCAACGACTGGATGCAAGCTTATCTGGCCGAACTATTTGGTGAGCAGTCACCAGGACAGGCAACACAGTTGCTGGTTCAGGAGGAGAGTTGCGCGCTTCGACAACAAAATGGCGAATTTTCAGTGCTAGATTGGTGTGCAAT TGTTTTGTTCAGCGTGTTGGCTCTGCTTGTGCTGCTAAGCACAATTATCGACTACTGCGGTAAAG CGGCGCATCAGCTGCTTTTATGCTTTTCACTGCGTCGCAATTTGCCGCCACTGTTCGCCACAGCGAATTCGCCGCATTTGATACCCTGCCTACATGGCATACGCTGTCTAACGATTATTTGGATTATCTATGGACATGATTAcatgtttctgttgctgtcgccGCTGATCAACGCCCTGGCCGTAAAGGATTGGGCACAGACGCCCTACTCCATGCTGCTCCAAAGTGGCAGCATCTCAGTGGACACATTCTTCATGCTTAGCGGCATGCTTCTGGTGCTTAGCACGCTGCGTCAGCTGGAGCG CTCTAGTGGTCGCCTAAATGTGCCGTTGATGTATCTGCATCGTCTGGTGCGCTTAACTCCTGTGCTTGCCGTGGCTGTGCTGCTCTTCATGACGCTCTTCTGGCGCCTGGACAGCGGTCCATTGTGGCAGCAGTTCACGAGCGCCCACAAGCTTTGCAACGACACTTGGTGGGCAACGCTGCTCTATGTGCAAAACTACGCCGCTGCTGGTCGCATG TGCTTGGGACACTCTTGGTATCTGGCTGTGGACATGCAGCTGTTTCTGCTCTcgccactgttgctgctgccgctttggcGCTGGCGTCGACGCGCTGTGGCTGGCATTGtggtgctgatgctgctgcttctgggCTGCCTCTGCAGTATTATTGTGCTCAATCAGCTGACTGTGTTCCAGCGTGATGG CAATCTGGGCGCGGATACTCAGGAGATGCGCCTGATCTACTACACAACGCATGCACGCGCGGTGCCCTGGCTCGTTGGCCTGCTCTTTGGTTACTTTCTGCACTGCGAGCGTGGACGCCAACGTCATTTATCAGTCTGGATGCAGCTGCTCTGCTGGCTTTTGGCTCTGGGTGCCATTTGTGCCGTGATCTGGTCGCTGTATCCTTATACGCAGCCAGAAGCAGCTGAGATTACGATCACGCCTTGGCTGGGCGCCTGCTATATGTGCTGCAGTCGCGTTTGCTGGCCACTAGCCATATGTTGGCTCATCTGGGCCTGCCAACAGGGAAAGGCAGGCGCGATCAATCAACTGCTCAGCTGGTCCTTTTGGCAACCCATTTCCAAGCTTTCCTATTGCATGTACATCTTTCATCTGCTGGTCGAGATGATCAACACGGGACGTATCAAGAGCAGTCTTCACTTCTCCAACTACGATGCG ATTTTGCGTTGCTGGTCAGACTTTGGCATCACCATGTTGGTCTCCTTGGccatgtatttgtgtgtggaGACGCCGATGGTGCgtcttgagctgcagctgctcggtCTGCGTCGAAAAGTAACAAAGCCGTCAACGTCACCTCCACCGCCCATTGACAGTCAGTTAGCCACGCCCAGGACAACGCCTGCGAATTTATCGCAGCAAAATCTAGTCGAAGCTTAG
- the LOC108607141 gene encoding probable cationic amino acid transporter isoform X2 has product MKPSDLLLVLEKVKFRMPMPPGVSSTTLLPKLIRTKDVKQLQDGNAQPSKPKLTKCLNTLDLTSLGIGSCCGTGMYLVAGLVAQRMAGPGVVISFVIAAIASIFSGACYAEFGVRVPHTSGSAYMYSYVAVGEFVAFIIGWNMILEYLIGTSACACALSSSFDSLTGNAIANAISDSVGTIFGKPPDFIAFGITLIMTCVLAMGASKSVIFNHTLNAINLATWVFVMAAGLFYVDTKTWSEHQGFLPYGWSGVFSGAATCFYAFIGFDIIATTGEEAHNPQKSIPKAIVGSLIVVLIAYVTVSLVLTLVVPYDHINVGAALVQMWSYVNAPKCRAIVAIGATAGLSVAMFGSMFPMPRVIYAMAQDGLIFRQLSHLWQRTNVPGLATIGSGVAAALVALTVRLDILVEMMSIGTLLAYTLVSTCVLVLRYQPHSTSLVELLPAQLRTPLAPGTATDPHARPAEVLEPTKLTIKRVTRGMSDSDDSFIDDSPEGYLGGRDDQFLVSDRSENKFYGSVHGAPTGPTGQATAFDTIGLNFITRKIHDYAYLCPGFFPWINPGQATSESDMHSRF; this is encoded by the exons GTCAAGTTCAGGATGCCGATGCCGCCGGGCGTGAGCAGCACAACGCTGCTGCCGAAGCTCATACGCACCAAGGATGTGAAGCAGCTGCAGGATGGCAATGCACAGCCCAGCAAGCCCAAGCTAACG AAATGCCTGAACACGCTCGATCTAACCTCGCTGGGCATTGGCTCCTGCTGCGGCACCGGCATGTACCTGGTGGCCGGCTTGGTGGCCCAACGCATGGCCGGACCCGGTGTGGTTATTAGTTTTGTCATAGCCGCCATTGCAAGCATATTCTCag GTGCTTGCTATGCCGAGTTCGGCGTCCGTGTGCCACACACATCCGGCTCCGCCTATATGTATTCATATGTGGCCGTTGGagaatttgtagcttttataATCGGTTGGAACATGATTTTGGAATATCTAATAG GAACaagtgcctgtgcctgtgcgtTAAGTTCTAGCTTCGATTCGCTTACCGGCAATGCTATTGCGAATGCGATTAGCGACTCCGTTGGCACCATATTCG GCAAACCTCCTGATTTTATTGCCTTTGGCATAACGCTCATCATGACCTGCGTTTTGGCAATGGGCGCCAGCAAATCGGTTATTTTTAATCATACCCTCAATGCCATCAATCTGGCCACATGGGTGTTTGTCATGGCCGCCGGTCTCTTCTATGTGGACACCAAGACGTGGTCGGAGCATCAGGGCTTTCTGCCCTACGGCTGGAGTGGT GTGTTCTCCGGTGCGGCGACatgtttttatgcatttattggTTTCGATATTATCGCAACCACTGGCGAGGAGGCGCACAATCCGCAGAAGAGCATACCCAAGGCCATTGTTGGCTCCCTGATTGTTGTTCTGATTGCCTATGTGACCGTCAGTCTGGTGCTTACACTCGTTG TGCCCTACGATCATATCAATGTGGGCGCGGCTCTGGTGCAGATGTGGTCCTATGTGAATGCGCCCAAGTGTCGCGCCATTGTGGCAATTGGCGCCACCGCTGGTCTGTCTGTGGCCATGTTTGGCTCCATGTTCCCCATGCCCCGCGTCATCTATGCCATGGCCCAGGATGGCCTTATTTTTAG GCAATTGTCGCATCTGTGGCAGCGCACCAATGTGCCTGGACTGGCGACCATTGGCAGCGGCGTGGCTGCAGCGCTGGTGGCACTCACCGTGCGCCTGGACATACTGGTGGAGATGATGTCGATTGGCACACTGCTCGCCTACACCTTGGTGTCCACCTGTGTGCTGGTGCTGCGCTATCAGCCGCACAGCACGTCGCTGGTGGAGCTGCTGCCGGCACAGCTGCGCACGCCGCTGGCGCCAGGCACCGCCACCGATCCGCATGCCAGGCCCGCGGAGGTGCTGGAGCCCACTAAGCTGACCATTAAGCGTGTGACACGCGGCATGTCGGACTCGGACGATTCGTTCATTGACGACAGTCCGGAGGGCTATCTGGGCGGACGGGACGATCAGTTTCTGGTGTCGGATCGTTCGGAGAACAAATTCTATGGCAGTGTACATGGCGCACCCACTGGACCCACGGGGCAGGCGACGGCTTTCGATACCATCGGATTGAATTTTATTACGCGCAAGATTCACGACTATGCGTATCTCTGTCCGGGCTTCTTTCCGTGGATCAATCCCGGCCAGGCGACCTCCGAGAGCG ATATGCACTCGCGTTTTTAA
- the LOC108607016 gene encoding WAS/WASL-interacting protein family member 3 isoform X1, with amino-acid sequence MQRFWQLLLLLLICLASILHNSAAQSEQEEAQLLEREKRGTVTIDFGSLLRNLLQKSAQLSSAKVNITRSIINAKTTRRPMMPMTTTMPPPPPPPPPRRRLPRPYWRPLPYDYYPPYDYDYGEPAARPAPAPPPRPPPPPAPTAATPRRVRPPPRPLSAYYARQPATYDYDYDYGEPPRRPPPAQPAAPPPPAPPPAPPSRPQPQPQPRPRARARPQAPAQLSDQLIYQYAQPTDIYSEPRVNAGDAAALSAAAETEAAPETEAVAAVDTDTDPNTNTDFSSIDTNNSNNDDDTDGDEEQPNPAANPARFIVNYPGDGQSSPDANFYAYPGSAQASGPSNSKSNPYELSLPFDGYNSYKSYPSAPALSQQSYYLQ; translated from the exons ATGCAGCgcttttggcagctgctgctgctgctgctgatctgcCTGGCTTCGATTTTGCATAACAGCGCTGCCCAGTCTGAACAGGAGGAGGCTCAGCTGCTGGAGCGCGAGAAGCGCGGCACCGTCACCATTGACTTTGGCTCGCTGCTGCGTAATCTGCTGCAGAAGAGCGCACAGCTGAGCAGCGCCAAGGTGAACATAACACGCAGCATAATCAATGCCAAGACGACGCGACGTCCAATGATGCCAATGACAACCACAATGCCACCtccgccaccaccgccgccgccgcgacGCAGATTACCGCGTCCGTACTGGCGGCCACTTCCCTATGACTACTATCCGCCGTATGACTATGATTATGGCGAGCCAGCAGCGAGACCAGCACCAGCGCCTCCTCCACGACCACctccaccaccagcaccaacTGCCGCTACACCAAGACGCGTGCGTCCACCGCCACGTCCATTGAGCGCCTACTATGCAAGGCAGCCAGCGACCTATGATTATGACTATGATTATGGTGAACCACCGCGACGTCCGCCGCCagcacagccagcagcaccaccaccaccagcaccacctcCAGCGCCGCCGTCACGTCcgcagccccagccccagccacgcccacgagCACGCGCACGCCCACAGGCGCCAGCGCAGCTCAGCGATCAGCTGATCTATCAGTACGCACAACCGACTG ATATTTACTCTGAGCCACGCGTCAATGCAGGCGACGCAGCGGCGCTGTCGGCTGCGGCAGAGACTGAGGCAGCGCCCGAAACAGAAGCAGTGGCAGCAGTTGATACCGATACCGATCCCAATACCAACACAGATTTCTCATCCATTGATacgaacaacagcaacaacgacgacgataCGGATGGCGATGAAGAGCAGCCGAATCCAGCAGCGAATCCAGCACGCTTCATAGTCAATTATCCAGGTGATGGCCAGAGCAGTCCCGATGCCAACTTCTACGCATATCCGGGGAGTGCACAAGCCAGCGGGCCCTCGAATTCGAAATCAAATCCCTACGAGCTGAGCCTGCCATTCGATGGCTACAACAGTTACAAGAGCTATCCAAGCGCTCCAGCACTATCGCAGCAGAGTTACTATTTACAGTAG
- the LOC108607016 gene encoding basic proline-rich protein isoform X2 — protein sequence MQRFWQLLLLLLICLASILHNSAAQSEQEEAQLLEREKRGTVTIDFGSLLRNLLQKSAQLSSAKVNITRSIINAKTTRRPMMPMTTTMPPPPPPPPPRRRLPRPYWRPLPYDYYPPYDYDYGEPAARPAPAPPPRPPPPPAPTAATPRRVRPPPRPLSAYYARQPATYDYDYDYGEPPRRPPPAQPAAPPPPAPPPAPPSRPQPQPQPRPRARARPQAPAQLSDQLIYQYLL from the exons ATGCAGCgcttttggcagctgctgctgctgctgctgatctgcCTGGCTTCGATTTTGCATAACAGCGCTGCCCAGTCTGAACAGGAGGAGGCTCAGCTGCTGGAGCGCGAGAAGCGCGGCACCGTCACCATTGACTTTGGCTCGCTGCTGCGTAATCTGCTGCAGAAGAGCGCACAGCTGAGCAGCGCCAAGGTGAACATAACACGCAGCATAATCAATGCCAAGACGACGCGACGTCCAATGATGCCAATGACAACCACAATGCCACCtccgccaccaccgccgccgccgcgacGCAGATTACCGCGTCCGTACTGGCGGCCACTTCCCTATGACTACTATCCGCCGTATGACTATGATTATGGCGAGCCAGCAGCGAGACCAGCACCAGCGCCTCCTCCACGACCACctccaccaccagcaccaacTGCCGCTACACCAAGACGCGTGCGTCCACCGCCACGTCCATTGAGCGCCTACTATGCAAGGCAGCCAGCGACCTATGATTATGACTATGATTATGGTGAACCACCGCGACGTCCGCCGCCagcacagccagcagcaccaccaccaccagcaccacctcCAGCGCCGCCGTCACGTCcgcagccccagccccagccacgcccacgagCACGCGCACGCCCACAGGCGCCAGCGCAGCTCAGCGATCAGCTGATCTATCA ATATTTACTCTGA
- the LOC108607141 gene encoding cationic amino acid transporter 2 isoform X3 yields the protein MWSYVNAPKCRAIVAIGATAGLSVAMFGSMFPMPRVIYAMAQDGLIFRQLSHLWQRTNVPGLATIGSGVAAALVALTVRLDILVEMMSIGTLLAYTLVSTCVLVLRYQPHSTSLVELLPAQLRTPLAPGTATDPHARPAEVLEPTKLTIKRVTRGMSDSDDSFIDDSPEGYLGGRDDQFLVSDRSENKFYGSVHGAPTGPTGQATAFDTIGLNFITRKIHDYAYLCPGFFPWINPGQATSESGMYVTKLVGIMFGLIFFLDLFAAIGWSGGLAVFIYIILFIGIFVILLIISRQPQNRYALAFLTPGLPFIPAIAITVNIYLIFKLSILTLLRFTVWMSLGLIMYFYYGITHSSLEQASDDLELHVDKDYSKSGDEQAVWDQQSYNQTQEPVWASKEIKQPIKQRYSYGKSMPSGGAQSGSKLASSSSKAGTRGPPPRPPGGTRSSTAGTGTGTGTGASTATETGSGTAPGASTGRTLEHQYTGQFSMFVDEGQFPTWED from the exons ATGTGGTCCTATGTGAATGCGCCCAAGTGTCGCGCCATTGTGGCAATTGGCGCCACCGCTGGTCTGTCTGTGGCCATGTTTGGCTCCATGTTCCCCATGCCCCGCGTCATCTATGCCATGGCCCAGGATGGCCTTATTTTTAG GCAATTGTCGCATCTGTGGCAGCGCACCAATGTGCCTGGACTGGCGACCATTGGCAGCGGCGTGGCTGCAGCGCTGGTGGCACTCACCGTGCGCCTGGACATACTGGTGGAGATGATGTCGATTGGCACACTGCTCGCCTACACCTTGGTGTCCACCTGTGTGCTGGTGCTGCGCTATCAGCCGCACAGCACGTCGCTGGTGGAGCTGCTGCCGGCACAGCTGCGCACGCCGCTGGCGCCAGGCACCGCCACCGATCCGCATGCCAGGCCCGCGGAGGTGCTGGAGCCCACTAAGCTGACCATTAAGCGTGTGACACGCGGCATGTCGGACTCGGACGATTCGTTCATTGACGACAGTCCGGAGGGCTATCTGGGCGGACGGGACGATCAGTTTCTGGTGTCGGATCGTTCGGAGAACAAATTCTATGGCAGTGTACATGGCGCACCCACTGGACCCACGGGGCAGGCGACGGCTTTCGATACCATCGGATTGAATTTTATTACGCGCAAGATTCACGACTATGCGTATCTCTGTCCGGGCTTCTTTCCGTGGATCAATCCCGGCCAGGCGACCTCCGAGAGCG GCATGTATGTCACGAAACTAGTTGGAATCATGTTCGGTCTCATATTCTTCTTGGATTTGTTCGCTGCCATTGGTTGGTCCGGCGGCCTCGCCGTATTCAtttatatcattttatttatcgGCATATTTGTGATATTATTGATTATATCGAGACAACCACAGAATAG ATATGCACTCGCGTTTTTAACGCCTGGACTTCCATTTATTCCGGCTATCGCAATAActgttaacatttatttaatatttaagctaagcatACTGACCCTACTTAGGTTCACAGTCTGGATGTCGCTCGGCCTCATCATGTACTTCTATTATGGCATTACGCACAGCAGCCTCGAGCAGGCCAGCGACGATCTCGAGCTGCATGTCGACAAGGATTAT aGCAAAAGCGGAGACGAGCAGGCCGTTTGGGATCAGCAGTCCTATAATCAGACACAGGAGCCAGTTTGGGCCAGCAAAGAGATTAAACAGCCTATAA aGCAACGTTATAGCTATGGCAAGAGTATGCCAAGTGGTGGTGCCCAGAGCGGCAGCAAATTGGCATCAAGTAGCAGCAAGGCTGGCACAAGAGGCCCACCGCCCAGACCGCCAGGTGGCACACGCAGCTCAACAGCTGGCACAGGAACAGGAACAGGAACAGGCGCATCGACGGCTACGGAGACGGGTTCGGGCACGGCTCCTGGTGCGAGTACGGGTCGGACTTTGGAGCATCAGTACACTGGACAGTTTAGCATGTTTGTGGACGAGGGTCAGTTCCCAACGTGGGAAGACTAA
- the LOC108607141 gene encoding probable cationic amino acid transporter isoform X1, which produces MKPSDLLLVLEKVKFRMPMPPGVSSTTLLPKLIRTKDVKQLQDGNAQPSKPKLTKCLNTLDLTSLGIGSCCGTGMYLVAGLVAQRMAGPGVVISFVIAAIASIFSGACYAEFGVRVPHTSGSAYMYSYVAVGEFVAFIIGWNMILEYLIGTSACACALSSSFDSLTGNAIANAISDSVGTIFGKPPDFIAFGITLIMTCVLAMGASKSVIFNHTLNAINLATWVFVMAAGLFYVDTKTWSEHQGFLPYGWSGVFSGAATCFYAFIGFDIIATTGEEAHNPQKSIPKAIVGSLIVVLIAYVTVSLVLTLVVPYDHINVGAALVQMWSYVNAPKCRAIVAIGATAGLSVAMFGSMFPMPRVIYAMAQDGLIFRQLSHLWQRTNVPGLATIGSGVAAALVALTVRLDILVEMMSIGTLLAYTLVSTCVLVLRYQPHSTSLVELLPAQLRTPLAPGTATDPHARPAEVLEPTKLTIKRVTRGMSDSDDSFIDDSPEGYLGGRDDQFLVSDRSENKFYGSVHGAPTGPTGQATAFDTIGLNFITRKIHDYAYLCPGFFPWINPGQATSESGMYVTKLVGIMFGLIFFLDLFAAIGWSGGLAVFIYIILFIGIFVILLIISRQPQNRYALAFLTPGLPFIPAIAITVNIYLIFKLSILTLLRFTVWMSLGLIMYFYYGITHSSLEQASDDLELHVDKDYSKSGDEQAVWDQQSYNQTQEPVWASKEIKQPIKQRYSYGKSMPSGGAQSGSKLASSSSKAGTRGPPPRPPGGTRSSTAGTGTGTGTGASTATETGSGTAPGASTGRTLEHQYTGQFSMFVDEGQFPTWED; this is translated from the exons GTCAAGTTCAGGATGCCGATGCCGCCGGGCGTGAGCAGCACAACGCTGCTGCCGAAGCTCATACGCACCAAGGATGTGAAGCAGCTGCAGGATGGCAATGCACAGCCCAGCAAGCCCAAGCTAACG AAATGCCTGAACACGCTCGATCTAACCTCGCTGGGCATTGGCTCCTGCTGCGGCACCGGCATGTACCTGGTGGCCGGCTTGGTGGCCCAACGCATGGCCGGACCCGGTGTGGTTATTAGTTTTGTCATAGCCGCCATTGCAAGCATATTCTCag GTGCTTGCTATGCCGAGTTCGGCGTCCGTGTGCCACACACATCCGGCTCCGCCTATATGTATTCATATGTGGCCGTTGGagaatttgtagcttttataATCGGTTGGAACATGATTTTGGAATATCTAATAG GAACaagtgcctgtgcctgtgcgtTAAGTTCTAGCTTCGATTCGCTTACCGGCAATGCTATTGCGAATGCGATTAGCGACTCCGTTGGCACCATATTCG GCAAACCTCCTGATTTTATTGCCTTTGGCATAACGCTCATCATGACCTGCGTTTTGGCAATGGGCGCCAGCAAATCGGTTATTTTTAATCATACCCTCAATGCCATCAATCTGGCCACATGGGTGTTTGTCATGGCCGCCGGTCTCTTCTATGTGGACACCAAGACGTGGTCGGAGCATCAGGGCTTTCTGCCCTACGGCTGGAGTGGT GTGTTCTCCGGTGCGGCGACatgtttttatgcatttattggTTTCGATATTATCGCAACCACTGGCGAGGAGGCGCACAATCCGCAGAAGAGCATACCCAAGGCCATTGTTGGCTCCCTGATTGTTGTTCTGATTGCCTATGTGACCGTCAGTCTGGTGCTTACACTCGTTG TGCCCTACGATCATATCAATGTGGGCGCGGCTCTGGTGCAGATGTGGTCCTATGTGAATGCGCCCAAGTGTCGCGCCATTGTGGCAATTGGCGCCACCGCTGGTCTGTCTGTGGCCATGTTTGGCTCCATGTTCCCCATGCCCCGCGTCATCTATGCCATGGCCCAGGATGGCCTTATTTTTAG GCAATTGTCGCATCTGTGGCAGCGCACCAATGTGCCTGGACTGGCGACCATTGGCAGCGGCGTGGCTGCAGCGCTGGTGGCACTCACCGTGCGCCTGGACATACTGGTGGAGATGATGTCGATTGGCACACTGCTCGCCTACACCTTGGTGTCCACCTGTGTGCTGGTGCTGCGCTATCAGCCGCACAGCACGTCGCTGGTGGAGCTGCTGCCGGCACAGCTGCGCACGCCGCTGGCGCCAGGCACCGCCACCGATCCGCATGCCAGGCCCGCGGAGGTGCTGGAGCCCACTAAGCTGACCATTAAGCGTGTGACACGCGGCATGTCGGACTCGGACGATTCGTTCATTGACGACAGTCCGGAGGGCTATCTGGGCGGACGGGACGATCAGTTTCTGGTGTCGGATCGTTCGGAGAACAAATTCTATGGCAGTGTACATGGCGCACCCACTGGACCCACGGGGCAGGCGACGGCTTTCGATACCATCGGATTGAATTTTATTACGCGCAAGATTCACGACTATGCGTATCTCTGTCCGGGCTTCTTTCCGTGGATCAATCCCGGCCAGGCGACCTCCGAGAGCG GCATGTATGTCACGAAACTAGTTGGAATCATGTTCGGTCTCATATTCTTCTTGGATTTGTTCGCTGCCATTGGTTGGTCCGGCGGCCTCGCCGTATTCAtttatatcattttatttatcgGCATATTTGTGATATTATTGATTATATCGAGACAACCACAGAATAG ATATGCACTCGCGTTTTTAACGCCTGGACTTCCATTTATTCCGGCTATCGCAATAActgttaacatttatttaatatttaagctaagcatACTGACCCTACTTAGGTTCACAGTCTGGATGTCGCTCGGCCTCATCATGTACTTCTATTATGGCATTACGCACAGCAGCCTCGAGCAGGCCAGCGACGATCTCGAGCTGCATGTCGACAAGGATTAT aGCAAAAGCGGAGACGAGCAGGCCGTTTGGGATCAGCAGTCCTATAATCAGACACAGGAGCCAGTTTGGGCCAGCAAAGAGATTAAACAGCCTATAA aGCAACGTTATAGCTATGGCAAGAGTATGCCAAGTGGTGGTGCCCAGAGCGGCAGCAAATTGGCATCAAGTAGCAGCAAGGCTGGCACAAGAGGCCCACCGCCCAGACCGCCAGGTGGCACACGCAGCTCAACAGCTGGCACAGGAACAGGAACAGGAACAGGCGCATCGACGGCTACGGAGACGGGTTCGGGCACGGCTCCTGGTGCGAGTACGGGTCGGACTTTGGAGCATCAGTACACTGGACAGTTTAGCATGTTTGTGGACGAGGGTCAGTTCCCAACGTGGGAAGACTAA